Proteins from a genomic interval of Eriocheir sinensis breed Jianghai 21 chromosome 20, ASM2467909v1, whole genome shotgun sequence:
- the LOC127001068 gene encoding clotting factor G beta subunit-like has product MDGRQQESRAQAIRHHHHHHHSTTSLYALRLCLSFFITIQDLRLISSFSEAADIVFPGQLDHTEGDTCRTNTGGSGTCSQACQHSPGLGDPLKCGIKDSKFLVCCEPNMRGGPQPSTDIAPPSVPFVCGKNALENATVMDLLGTRDVLILRPESVPDPTLPKVEETTIRVEPPTPQTVIPIVVGGIVVFRHAWPWMALIGQRDAHGIRWFCGGVLINDRWVLTALHCFFNNNADVVRLGEHDYNDDLDDANHKDFSVAETVLYPDHNRPEAYHDLALLRLASRVALKDHISPVCLPWGKESDKDLLNHRATLTGWGDTQFGGRPSSVLQEVEVTVFSPGQCDRSYSNLPHYPSTWPRGIGQETLCAGDLAGGRDACQGDSGGPLVTEDARGHFLLAGIISRGYGCGHKDYPGLYANLRHPPYLAWIKKVAFATP; this is encoded by the exons ATGGACGGCAGGCAGCAGGAGTCACGGGCACAAGCGATCCG acatcaccaccaccaccaccacagcaccacatCATTATATGCTCTAAGACTGTGTTTATCATTCTTCATCACAATTCAAGACTTGCGCTTAATCTCTTCCTTCTCAGAGGCCGCGGACATTGTATTCCCCGGCCAGCTGGACCACACCGAGGGTGACACTTGCCGCACAAACACGGGCGGCTCAGGCACGTGTTCCCAGGCCTGCCAACACTCGCCTGGCCTCGGTGACCCACTCAAGTGCGGCATAAAGGACTCCAAGTTTCTCGTCTGCTGTGAACCAAACATGC GTGGTGGGCCGCAGCCTTCCACAGACATCGCCCCGCCCAGCGTCCCATTCG tatgtgGAAAAAACGCTTTAGAGAATGCAACTGTCATGGATTTGCTAGGAACAAGGGATGTGCTCATACTGCGCCCAGAATCAGTTCCCGATCCCACTTTACCCAAGGTTGAAGAAACTACAATCCGGGTTGagccaccaacaccacagacagtGATACCAATTGTAGTCGGCGGTATAGTGGTTTTCCGTCATGCCTGGCCCTGGATG GCCTTGATTGGGCAGAGGGACGCCCACGGAATCAGGTGGTTCTGCGGCGGGGTGTTGATAAACGACCGATGGGTCCTCACAGCTCTTCACTGCTTCTTTAACAA CAATGCTGATGTGGTGCGTCTTGGTGAGCATGACTACAACGATGATTTGGACGATGCGAATCACAAAGACTTTTCTGTGGCCGAAACGGTGCTCTACCCAGACCACAACCGCCCCGAGGCCTACCATGACCTTGCACTCCTCAGACTAGCATCCAGGGTCGCCCTGAAG GATCACATCAGTCCTGTCTGCCTGCCCTGGGGGAAGGAGAGCGACAAAGATCTCCTGAACCACCGGGCGACGCTGACAGGCTGGGGCGACACACAGTTTG GTGGGAGGCCTAGCTCTGTCCTccaggaggtggaggtgacggtgTTCTCGCCGGGGCAGTGTGACCGAAGCTACTCCAACCTGCCACACTACCCATCCACCTGGCCTCGAGGCATCGGGCAAGAGACCCTGTGTGCCGGAGATCTCGCTGGAGGCCGGGACGCTTGCCAG GGTGACTCCGGCGGGCCTCTGGTGACGGAGGATGCTCGTGGACACTTTTTGTTGGCGGGCATTATATCACGGGGCTACGGCTGTGGCCACAAAGACTACCCTGGCCTGTACGCCAACCTGCGGCACCCGCCCTACCTCGCCTGGATCAAGAAGGTCGCGTTTGCCACGCCATGA